A genomic segment from Manduca sexta isolate Smith_Timp_Sample1 chromosome 13, JHU_Msex_v1.0, whole genome shotgun sequence encodes:
- the LOC115445004 gene encoding uncharacterized protein LOC115445004 isoform X2 yields the protein MSYLSTTENVGGIPQNISDASCATQYKMAVEGVSGCSDVNMFIHDNSGDEQTYITQFNDNFYTKFKIDPHELYTFHDSDVVAGEITVSHTEDNYIFDNDMKSKFIESPTKDFDVLAAFTNGDIKEEKKEVISNGHYASVSKPVQTIVKDSKNTHTKVAKSKNVAKDTVRKDSATVRRPSVHSPNAQSPTHCTKNSINSINTNNVKQTSTGKQTGGETFLDVFKREQGLIENLCASIKTEPSAGSIKVPTSPPKKAVSGKAASQSKARRGRGPAVHEALQRIPVQKRAIPVPCGTWHAPGDSLFSCGPLDSKRPTFTYLESSSSEDDNMPEFESGYGEVCVEESAAESRGSRLALRRAALRRHVARAHAALRLTKDHRDDRALTTLIKKQLAGPNSSGQLPTQTLNHLLATRGMNSVLTSQERRRLRESGWSGGESGSGLGPSGSGASGATAWCATERCTARALPCGRHCLAHVTLAGEQRLYAACAAVFAGGARCRQPLLPLHDHTPLCAEHAWKRDNYDKLSRDSRPKKVVRTRVVSGARPPRRAKRRRRAPPRAPALRPLALAPAPSADHSLSEINVCSNSSTYDSSEDTAMGPLSDTEYIASSTNHNDIEVEVGQVPPDDILDPAVLSQIPDEAFTEFFNQAEGGAAFAESSELAAALEAVLDERALHSIDTMHDVFTHAHAHAHAHAHLAANKIQVPESVSLEMSTSAPS from the exons ATGTCTTATTTGAGCACTACAGAAAATGTGGG TGGCATACCCCAAAATATATCAGATGCAAGCTGCGCTACACAGTATAAGATGGCAGTTGAGGGTGTATCTGGTTGCAGTGATGTCAATATGTTCATTCATGACAACTCGGGGGATGAACAGACATACATCACTCAGTTCAATGATAACTTTtacacaaaattcaaaatagatCCCCATGAATTATATACATTTCATGATTCCGATGTTGTGGCAGGCGAGATCACCGTGAGTCACACTGAGGATAATTACATATTTGACAATGATATGAAAAGTAAATTCATTGAGAGTCCAACTAAAGACTTTGATGTGTTAGCTGCATTTACCAATGGTGATATaaaagaagagaagaaagaggtGATCTCCAATGGGCATTATGCATCAGTGTCTAAACCAGTTCAGACAATTGTTAAAGATAGCAAGAACACTCATACCAAAGTGGCAAAAtcaaaaaatgttgcaaaagaCACTGTGAGGAAAGATTCTGCTACAGTTCGTCGACCAAGTGTTCATAGCCCGAATGCCCAAAGTCCCACTCATTGTACCAAAAACAGTATTAATAgcattaatacaaataatgtaaAGCAAACATCAACTGGGAAACAAACTGGAGGTGAAACGTTTCTGGATGTTTTCAAAAGAGAACAaggtttaattgaaaatttatgtGCATCAATCAAAACTGAGCCTTCAGCAGGATCTATTAAAGTCCCCACTTCCCCACCTAAGAAAGCTGTGTcag GTAAGGCAGCGTCCCAATCTAAGGCCCGGCGCGGGCGGGGCCCGGCGGTGCATGAGGCGTTGCAGCGGATACCGGTGCAAAAGCGCGCAATACCAGTCCCCTGCGGCACCTGGCACGCGCCAGGGGACAGTCTGTTCAGTTGCGGTCCCCTGGACTCCAAGCGGCCGACGTTCACTTACCTGGAGAGCAGCAGCAGCGAAGATGACAACATGCCGGAATTCG aATCGGGGTACGGCGAGGTATGCGTGGAAGAGAGCGCGGCGGAGTCGAGAGGGTCTCGACTGGCGTTGCGACGGGCGGCGCTGCGGAGGCACGTGGCGCGTGCGCACGCCGCGCTCCGGCTAACGAAGGACCACCGGGACGACCGCGCGCTGACCACATTGATCAAG aAACAACTGGCAGGGCCAAACTCATCGGGTCAACTGCCAACGCAAACCTTAAACCATCTACTGGCGACGCGAGGGATGAATTCTGTTCTGACGTCTCAAGAAAGGAGACGGTTGCG CGAAAGCGGGTGGTCTGGTGGCGAGAGTGGTTCAGGGTTGGGTCCGAGCGGGAGTGGCGCGAGCGGTGCGACGGCGTGGTGCGCGACGGAGCGTTGCACGGCGCGCGCGCTGCCGTGCGGGCGGCACTGCCTGGCGCACGTGACGCTGGCGGGCGAGCAGCGGCTGtacgcggcgtgcgcggcggtgttcgcgggcggcgcgcgctgCCGCCAGCCGCTGCTGCCGCTGCACGACCACACGCCGCTCTGCGCCGAGCACGCATGGAAGCGG GATAACTACGACAAGCTGAGCCGCGATAGCCGGCCGAAGAAGGTGGTGCGCACGCGCGTGGTGTCGGGcgcgcgccccccgcgccgcgCCAAGCGCCGCCGTCGCGcaccgccgcgcgcgcccgcgctCCGCCCGCTCGCGCTCGCGCCCGCGCCCTCCGCCGACCACTCGCTCTCAG aaatcAACGTGTGTTCAAACTCATCAACATACGACAGTTCGGAAGATACGGCTATGGGCCCTTTGAGTGACACAGAATACATCGCCAGCTCCACCAACCATAACGATATAG AAGTAGAAGTAGGACAAGTGCCCCCCGACGACATACTAGACCCGGCGGTGTTGAGTCAGATTCCAGATGAAGCTTTCACGGAATTTTTCAATCAAG CGGAGGGCGGCGCGGCGTTCGCGGAGAGCTCGGAGCTGGCGGCGGCGCTCGAGGCCGTGCTGGACGAGCGCGCGCTGCACTCCATCGACACCATGCACGACGTCTtcacgcacgcgcacgcgcacgcgcacgcacacGCGCACCTTGCCGCTAACAAG ATACAAGTTCCGGAGTCAGTGTCATTAGAGATGTCGACGAGCGCACCGTCATAA
- the LOC115445004 gene encoding uncharacterized protein LOC115445004 isoform X1, with the protein MSYLSTTENVGFSGIPQNISDASCATQYKMAVEGVSGCSDVNMFIHDNSGDEQTYITQFNDNFYTKFKIDPHELYTFHDSDVVAGEITVSHTEDNYIFDNDMKSKFIESPTKDFDVLAAFTNGDIKEEKKEVISNGHYASVSKPVQTIVKDSKNTHTKVAKSKNVAKDTVRKDSATVRRPSVHSPNAQSPTHCTKNSINSINTNNVKQTSTGKQTGGETFLDVFKREQGLIENLCASIKTEPSAGSIKVPTSPPKKAVSGKAASQSKARRGRGPAVHEALQRIPVQKRAIPVPCGTWHAPGDSLFSCGPLDSKRPTFTYLESSSSEDDNMPEFESGYGEVCVEESAAESRGSRLALRRAALRRHVARAHAALRLTKDHRDDRALTTLIKKQLAGPNSSGQLPTQTLNHLLATRGMNSVLTSQERRRLRESGWSGGESGSGLGPSGSGASGATAWCATERCTARALPCGRHCLAHVTLAGEQRLYAACAAVFAGGARCRQPLLPLHDHTPLCAEHAWKRDNYDKLSRDSRPKKVVRTRVVSGARPPRRAKRRRRAPPRAPALRPLALAPAPSADHSLSEINVCSNSSTYDSSEDTAMGPLSDTEYIASSTNHNDIEVEVGQVPPDDILDPAVLSQIPDEAFTEFFNQAEGGAAFAESSELAAALEAVLDERALHSIDTMHDVFTHAHAHAHAHAHLAANKIQVPESVSLEMSTSAPS; encoded by the exons ATGTCTTATTTGAGCACTACAGAAAATGTGGG tttCAGTGGCATACCCCAAAATATATCAGATGCAAGCTGCGCTACACAGTATAAGATGGCAGTTGAGGGTGTATCTGGTTGCAGTGATGTCAATATGTTCATTCATGACAACTCGGGGGATGAACAGACATACATCACTCAGTTCAATGATAACTTTtacacaaaattcaaaatagatCCCCATGAATTATATACATTTCATGATTCCGATGTTGTGGCAGGCGAGATCACCGTGAGTCACACTGAGGATAATTACATATTTGACAATGATATGAAAAGTAAATTCATTGAGAGTCCAACTAAAGACTTTGATGTGTTAGCTGCATTTACCAATGGTGATATaaaagaagagaagaaagaggtGATCTCCAATGGGCATTATGCATCAGTGTCTAAACCAGTTCAGACAATTGTTAAAGATAGCAAGAACACTCATACCAAAGTGGCAAAAtcaaaaaatgttgcaaaagaCACTGTGAGGAAAGATTCTGCTACAGTTCGTCGACCAAGTGTTCATAGCCCGAATGCCCAAAGTCCCACTCATTGTACCAAAAACAGTATTAATAgcattaatacaaataatgtaaAGCAAACATCAACTGGGAAACAAACTGGAGGTGAAACGTTTCTGGATGTTTTCAAAAGAGAACAaggtttaattgaaaatttatgtGCATCAATCAAAACTGAGCCTTCAGCAGGATCTATTAAAGTCCCCACTTCCCCACCTAAGAAAGCTGTGTcag GTAAGGCAGCGTCCCAATCTAAGGCCCGGCGCGGGCGGGGCCCGGCGGTGCATGAGGCGTTGCAGCGGATACCGGTGCAAAAGCGCGCAATACCAGTCCCCTGCGGCACCTGGCACGCGCCAGGGGACAGTCTGTTCAGTTGCGGTCCCCTGGACTCCAAGCGGCCGACGTTCACTTACCTGGAGAGCAGCAGCAGCGAAGATGACAACATGCCGGAATTCG aATCGGGGTACGGCGAGGTATGCGTGGAAGAGAGCGCGGCGGAGTCGAGAGGGTCTCGACTGGCGTTGCGACGGGCGGCGCTGCGGAGGCACGTGGCGCGTGCGCACGCCGCGCTCCGGCTAACGAAGGACCACCGGGACGACCGCGCGCTGACCACATTGATCAAG aAACAACTGGCAGGGCCAAACTCATCGGGTCAACTGCCAACGCAAACCTTAAACCATCTACTGGCGACGCGAGGGATGAATTCTGTTCTGACGTCTCAAGAAAGGAGACGGTTGCG CGAAAGCGGGTGGTCTGGTGGCGAGAGTGGTTCAGGGTTGGGTCCGAGCGGGAGTGGCGCGAGCGGTGCGACGGCGTGGTGCGCGACGGAGCGTTGCACGGCGCGCGCGCTGCCGTGCGGGCGGCACTGCCTGGCGCACGTGACGCTGGCGGGCGAGCAGCGGCTGtacgcggcgtgcgcggcggtgttcgcgggcggcgcgcgctgCCGCCAGCCGCTGCTGCCGCTGCACGACCACACGCCGCTCTGCGCCGAGCACGCATGGAAGCGG GATAACTACGACAAGCTGAGCCGCGATAGCCGGCCGAAGAAGGTGGTGCGCACGCGCGTGGTGTCGGGcgcgcgccccccgcgccgcgCCAAGCGCCGCCGTCGCGcaccgccgcgcgcgcccgcgctCCGCCCGCTCGCGCTCGCGCCCGCGCCCTCCGCCGACCACTCGCTCTCAG aaatcAACGTGTGTTCAAACTCATCAACATACGACAGTTCGGAAGATACGGCTATGGGCCCTTTGAGTGACACAGAATACATCGCCAGCTCCACCAACCATAACGATATAG AAGTAGAAGTAGGACAAGTGCCCCCCGACGACATACTAGACCCGGCGGTGTTGAGTCAGATTCCAGATGAAGCTTTCACGGAATTTTTCAATCAAG CGGAGGGCGGCGCGGCGTTCGCGGAGAGCTCGGAGCTGGCGGCGGCGCTCGAGGCCGTGCTGGACGAGCGCGCGCTGCACTCCATCGACACCATGCACGACGTCTtcacgcacgcgcacgcgcacgcgcacgcacacGCGCACCTTGCCGCTAACAAG ATACAAGTTCCGGAGTCAGTGTCATTAGAGATGTCGACGAGCGCACCGTCATAA